Proteins encoded together in one Penicillium digitatum chromosome 1, complete sequence window:
- a CDS encoding Aldolase-type TIM barrel: protein MAPPTSRSEILANLRRQIEDGKPIVGAGAGIGLSAKSVEAGGADLVIIYNSGRFRMAGCGSLAGLMPYSNANEVVVEMAAEVIPIVQNIPVIAGVCGTDPFKNIPRFLKQLRELGFSGVQNFPTVGLIDGNFRANLEETGMGYGKEVEMVRQAAELDFLTTPYVFNVEEAEAMTKAGADILVAHMGLTTSGLIGAKTAKSLEQSVVEIQAIRDAAVQINKDIIVLCHGGPIAAPEDAKFVLDRVKGVHGFYGASSMERLPVEVAIKNTTAEFKKIALKK from the exons ATGGCGCCCCCTACCTCTCGCAGCGAGATTCTCGCCAACCTACGCCGTCAAATCGAAGACGGGAAACCCATCGTTGGAGCCGGAGCGG GCATTGGTCTTTCCGCAAAATCGGTCGAGGCCGGCGGCGCAGACCTAGTCATCATCTACAACAGCGGTCGCTTCCGCATGGCGGGGTGCGGAAGTCTCGCGGGACTGATGCCGTACAGCAACGCCAACGAAGTGGTGGTTGAAATGGCTGCCGAAGTCATTCCTATCGTTCAGAATATCCCCGTGATTGCGGGTGTCTGCGGTACCGACCCATTTAAGAACATCCCGCGGTTCCTGAAGCAGCTGCGGGAATTGGGATTTAGTGGAGTGCAGAACTTCCCCACGGTGGGATTGATCGATGGCAACTTCCGTGCTAACTTGGAGGAGACTGGGATGGGGTATGGTAAAGAGGTGGAGATGGTGCGACAGGCGGCTGAGTTGGATTTTCTGACGACACCTTATGTTTTCAATGTCGAGGAAGCTGAGGCCATGACCAAGGCTGGAGCGGATATCCTCGTGGCTCATATGGGTCTGACTACTTCTGGGCTGATTGGCGCAAAGACTGCCAAATCGTTAGAGCAAAGTGTTGTGGAGATTCAGGCAATTCGGGATGCGGCAGTGCAGATCAACAAGGACATCATTGTGCTGTGTCATGGTGGGCCTATTGCTGCTCCAGAAGATGCGAAATTCGTGTTGGATAGGGTAAAGGGTGTGCATGGCTTCTATGGAGCTAGCTCGATGGAGCGACTTCCTGTTGAAGTAGCCATCAAGAACACTACTGCCGAGTTCAAAAAGATTGCCTTGAAGAAATAG
- a CDS encoding Uncharacterized conserved protein UCP033271, protein MPHIILLGTLDTKLAETLILYNQLQQNASRFSTPLEITLIDCGRQAITDDAITISHTDLLSKYASADSTGILTQSRGQVIEFLISCVSKCVTEILRTTEIHGIIGAGGSGGTSLMTAVMRTAAPLGLPKLVVSTVASGNTGPLIGECDVTLMYSVVDIAGNNRLLREVLGNAAGAMFGMASTYQHRLGELRTRSAQGNQREEKKTRVGITMFGVTTPCVDRVRLHLENNYSVEVYVFHATGHGGKAMERLVEEGHLDAILDITTTEICDLIAGGNMSCENSRLERTLERGIPNIISVGATDMVNFGPIGTVPDQYRDRKLLVHNPSVTLMRTSAAECREVGAFILDKLTRFTQDQDMVEVWLPRGGVSSVGTIGSAFADADADAALADTLRSGLKDSRIRVVSDERDINDDGFTLDIAERLMALVAKHSCHS, encoded by the coding sequence ATGCCACATATCATCCTTCTGGGGACCCTCGATACCAAGCTTGCGGAGACCCTAATTCTTTACAACCAGCTGCAGCAAAATGCCTCTCGCTTCTCGACCCCTCTAGAGATCACCTTGATTGACTGTGGCCGTCAAGCCATTACGGACGATGCAATCACCATAAGTCACACGGATCTACTATCGAAGTATGCGTCCGCCGACAGCACCGGGATATTGACTCAGTCACGGGGACAAGTGATTGAATTCCTCATCAGCTGCGTCAGTAAGTGTGTCACAGAAATACTGCGCACGACGGAAATCCACGGAATCATCGGTGCGGGCGGGAGTGGAGGAACCAGTCTGATGACCGCCGTAATGAGAACGGCTGCACCTCTTGGCCTGCCCAAACTTGTCGTGAGCACGGTTGCGTCCGGGAACACAGGGCCGCTGATAGGCGAATGCGATGTCACCTTGATGTACTCGGTTGTTGACATAGCGGGCAATAATCGGCTTCTCCGTGAGGTGCTTGGGAACGCTGCCGGCGCAATGTTCGGCATGGCATCGACATATCAACATAGGCTCGGTGAGCTCCGGACCCGGAGTGCGCAAGGTAACCAgcgagaagagaagaagactcGAGTGGGTATTACCATGTTCGGCGTGACCACCCCCTGTGTGGATCGTGTGAGGCTTCACCTAGAAAACAACTACTCTGTAGAGGTTTACGTGTTTCATGCGACTGGTCACGGGGGGAAGGCTATGGAAAGATTGGTAGAAGAAGGTCATCTAGACGCCATCTTGGACATCACAACGACCGAGATCTGCGATCTCATTGCTGGTGGGAACATGAGCTGCGAAAACAGCCGATTGGAGAGGACACTCGAGCGCGGAATTCCCAATATCATTTCCGTTGGAGCTACAGACATGGTCAACTTCGGTCCGATCGGCACGGTGCCAGACCAATACCGTGACCGCAAGCTACTAGTCCATAATCCGAGTGTGACCCTGATGCGAACCTCTGCAGCCGAATGTCGAGAAGTTGGAGCTTTCATTCTCGACAAGCTAACCCGGTTTACCCAGGACCAAGATATGGTTGAGGTGTGGCTTCCCCGGGGAGGAGTGAGTAGCGTTGGGACAATAGGGTCTGCATTTGCAGATGCCGACGCCGATGCCGCTCTTGCCGATACTCTACGCTCCGGGCTCAAGGATAGCAGAATTAGAGTGGTATCGGATGAGCGAGACATAAATGACGATGGATTTACACTTGACATTGCGGAGCGGCTCATGGCTCTCGTGGCAAAGCACTCTTGCCACAGCTAG
- a CDS encoding Zn(2)-C6 fungal-type DNA-binding domain, producing the protein MSAHHPRQRLPISCEPCRIRKIRCPRDGPACGTCIRRRVPLEQCIYSTGRRPQTPSQRQPSQLQQQARSLENRSSSPNISPQPRYHGVAGESNADLVARIEKLEQLLYAKNQQQETASPSLNVSQLDSEIEGRRRSEPATASATGTLIPSASGHVRFLPVTSGRRIFHRVSQEGPFTSQESAMIDTPSGPYPFGEHDTENRHNLLAKLPPTEYCNQLKDLYFQSIAPLFPILHGPTFHERYRRFSKDPDQASLAWLALLFTILGTAVLALENDSPVLKTLSRKHTHWDRVTELSERYYTAAMKCLEADRYLWRHNVSTLQALLNLIYGIHHSHGQSWTLLGLGYHLALSIGCHVDPATFSLDIVEAEERRRCWLGLVTLLCNQNMAITGVDIYQSVFSSRVQPPAEVCDEDIIQGQPGPIATSAGINPISYLIRKSRLFQISSEICDPVLAARPDDPTALQRLDAALRAELDPLERSYASMLGSNSSVMHTNLLLSFAHHLVLILHSNILSEGPFCPPQHSWSKNRCIKSAQRVLELHAHFHQLPQFTPFLWYIRGRGAFHAFHAAFVLVLALSIEPQEPCTSNLVRLLHECHSRLEASKAQSQLCTRTATILGQMLSSKWMTGSGLVPDRPQSAGSQGAKSNGQLNPISQPADLSNGHTFPPEGAGFPSLARQIEPQQWINPVNMDWDHWDLIMNSMGTTS; encoded by the exons ATGTCCGCTCACCACCCACGTCAGCGTCTTCCAATCTCCTGTGAGCCGTGCCGCATTCGCAAGATCCGATGTCCTCGGGATGGCCCCGCTTGTGGCACTTGCATACGACGTCGTGTTCCTCTAGAGCAGTGTATCTATAGCACGGGGAGACGACCCCAGACACCTTCACAAAGACAGCCGTCGCAGTTACAGCAACAGGCTCGGTCGCTAGAAAATCGCTCATCGTCCCCTAACATTTCTCCCCAACCACGATATCACGGTGTCGCTGGAGAATCTAATGCTGATCTGGTCGCTCGAATAGAAAAGCTGGAGCAGTTGTTGTACGCGAAGAACCAGCAGCAAGAAACAGCGTCACCTTCACTAAATGTTTCTCAATTGGATTCAGAGATAGAAGGGAGGCGGAGATCAGAGCCAGCGACAGCATCTGCAACGGGTACCCTCATACCATCCGCTTCGGGACATGTGCGCTTCCTCCCCGTTACCTCCGGTCGGCGTATTTTCCATCGAGTCTCTCAGGAAGGTCCTTTTACAAGCCAGGAGAGTGCCATGATTGACACCCCCAGCGGACCATATCCTTTCGGCGAACATGATACTGAAAACAGACACAATCTCTTAGCAAAACTTCCCCCGACGGAGTACTGCAACCAGTTAAAGGATCTTTATTTCCAATCCATTGCGCCC CTCTTTCCTATCTTACATGGCCCTACATTTCACGAACGGTATCGTCGATTTTCCAAGGATCCAGATCAGGCTTCGCTAGCATGGCTTGCTCTCCTCTTTACTATCTTAGGAACGGCTGTTCTGGCTCTGGAAAATGACAGCCCTGTGCTCAAGACACTCAGCCGCAAACATACCCACTGGGATCGAGTCACAGAGCTCTCGGAGCGGTATTATACCGCAGCGATGAAATGCCTCGAAGCAGATCGCTATCTCTGGCGACACAACGTCTCTACTCTGCAAGCACTGCTAAACCTCATCTATGGGATCCACCATAGCCATGGCCAATCATGGACTCTTCTCGGGCTGGGTTATCACCTTGCGCTCTCGATCGGTTGTCACGTTGACCCGGCCACGTTTTCCTTGGATATTGTCGAAGCCGAAGAGCGTCGTCGCTGTTGGCTCGGCCTGGTCACACTGCTCTGTAATCAAAATATGGCCATTACCGGGGTGGACATCTACCAGTCAGTGTTCTCGTCGCGAGTCCAGCCCCCAGCCGAGGTGTGCGATGAGGACATCATCCAAGGACAACCAGGACCGATTGCAACCTCGGCAGGCATCAATCCCATCTCATATCTGATCCGAAAATCTCGCCTCTTTCAGATATCCTCGGAGATCTGTGACCCCGTTCTGGCCGCACGGCCAGACGACCCGACTGCCCTCCAACGTCTGGACGCAGCCCTCCGAGCAGAGTTAGACCCACTAGAGCGGAGCTATGCCTCGATGCTTGGGAGCAACTCATCGGTTATGCATACCAATCTGCTGCTTAGTTTTGCCCACCATCTGGTTCTCATTCTCCATAGTAACATACTGAGTGAAGGGCCCTTTTGTCCACCGCAGCATAGCTGGTCGAAAAATCGCTGTATAAAAAGTGCACAACGTGTCTTGGAGCTACATGCCCATTTCCATCAGCTGCCCCAGTTCACACCCTTCCTCTGGTATATCCGTGGCCGGGGCGCTTTTCACGCTTTTCATGCCGCTTTCGTCTTGGTGCTTGCCCTTTCTATAGAGCCACAAGAGCCCTGTACATCGAATCTTGTGCGGTTGCTGCACGAGTGCCATTCTCGGCTCGAGGCATCCAAGGCGCAAAGTCAGCTGTGCACCCGGACAGCGACTATTCTCGGCCAGATGCT GTCTAGCAAATGGATGACTGGCTCGGGATTGGTACCAGATAGACCACAAAGTGCAGGGTCGCAGGGCGCCAAGTCAAATGGCCAGCTAAATCCTATCAGCCAGCCCGCTGATCTTAGCAATGGCCATACATTCCCCCCGGAAGGTGCCGGTTTCCCCAGTCTAGCTCGGCAGATTGAGCCACAGCAATGGATCAACCCGGTGAACATGGACTGGGACCACTGGGATCTGATTATGAATTCAATGGGAACGACATCTTGA
- a CDS encoding Alcohol dehydrogenase, putative: MAMELPPTQRALKVQSAGEVALIETCSLPKRQDSDVLIRVAYVSLNPVDGKSADMSPSAGATSGCDFSGNIVAMGPAVNTRLKLGDRVCGCIFGNNPIRRDNGAFAEYVAVSAQLVWKIPANMSFQTAATLGIGLATAGLALYNGLQLPLPLSEPERPIMVLIYGGGTATGTLAIQLLRLSGLTPITTCSPRSFDRVKRLGAVAAFDYRSPTCGTKIREYTQDHLALAMDCITDTRSMELCYEAMGSAGGQYLALDPFPLRTHTRRSVQPDWICMFTQFDQAIDWERPYNLDPRPQDRRFAERWYEVAQRLLETGQIESHPYKERRGGLAGVVEGIDAIRKGEINGHKLVYAL; this comes from the exons ATGGCGATGGAACTCCCCCCAACACAGCGTGCCCTGAAAGTCCAGAGTGCTGGCGAGGTCGCTCTTATTGAGACCTGTTCACTCCCAAAAAGACAGGACAGCGACGTGCTGATCCGCGTGGCCTATGTGTCCCTTAATCCGGTTGACGGCAAATCCGCCGACATGTCTCCGAGTGCTGGAGCAACTTCAGGCTGCGACTTCTCAGGCAACATCGTCGCAATGGGACCCGCCGTCAACACTCGGCTTAAACTGGGAGATCGCGTATGCGGATGCATTTTCGGTAACAATCCCATCCGGCGTGACAATGGCGCCTTCGCCGAGTATGTAGCCGTCTCTGCGCAGTTGGTGTGGAAGATTCCCGCGAATATGTCATTCCAGACAGCTGCAACGCTGGGCATCGGCCTTGCAACGGCTGGTCTGGCTCTTTACAACGGCCTTCAATTGCCTCTTCCATTGTCTGAGCCAGAAAGGCCAATCATGGTATTGATTTACGGAGGGGGAACCGCAACGGGAACCCTCGCGATTCAGCTGTTACGACT GTCCGGTTTAACCCCCATCACGACCTGTTCACCGCGTAGCTTCGACCGCGTGAAGAGACTTGGGGCGGTGGCTGCCTTTGACTACCGCTCACCAACCTGTGGTACGAAGATTCGCGAGTACACCCAAGACCACCTAGCCCTAGCAATGGATTGTATCACAGATACTAGATCTATGGAGCTCTGCTACGAGGCGATGGGAAGTGCAGGTGGTCAGTACCTTGCACTGGACCCATTTCCGCTGCGCACGCATACACGCCGCAGCGTTCAGCCGGATTGGATCTGCATGTTTACTCAGTTTGACCAAGCAATCGATTGGGAGCGACCATATAATCTGGATCCCCGGCCACAGGATCGGCGGTTTGCTGAGAGGTGGTATGAAGTGGCGCAGAGGCTATTAGAGACCGGCCAGATTGAATCTCATCCGTACAAGGAGCGAAGAGGTGGACTGGCTGGAGTGGTGGAGGGAATAGACGCGATCCGCAAAGGCGAGATCAATGGACACAAGCTAGTATATGCGCTTTAG
- a CDS encoding FAD-dependent monooxygenase — MSLDNLAVENNPNSGVVIVGGGPVGLILALTLAHHGLRSVLFEKNVTTTQSGFPTGNTPSEESTDTSTRFPKMDLTLARTMEILRTLGLADGLRARGVAPEYPFTVRFSSGLGAEHPLSEWRLPSADQFHQRILSQNDGTMSLEPWLRVSGDVFETFLKERCEQSPLVNVRFGWAVTHIIEGDTGVEIRVRSPHTGGEEVIHSQHSTVVLIHFRSRDLAGLHRQGQFWHTFFPSDPSINGDSVGGAIISQNEVDTWTVHDFRAPGSKPSTSSAQETIYRILGGMGDPYPIIIDEIILQSTYTPSIAIAKRYAGPLHRVFLAGDACHQTIPSGGYGMNMGIADAFDLGWKLAGTIQGWGGPQLLASYEQERRPVAELMQHWGKIHAGKLMGLASEVKLDATIIDAPDARGQQLRQKIHEYVQGNDAQNQSFGVEYGHQYQSDIIAKSSFSHPPPFDSRSYPPTTHPGFRAPHVFLTNGSAIFDKYGKDLTLVEFVDGLPGSSSSGSTLFRDAAGEHQIPLHLMSLAGESHAHEIWGAQLVLVRPDGFVSWHGNEIASKEEARLILLQATGHVDPFSSVAESGVASCLQG, encoded by the exons ATGAGCCTTGACAACCTGGCCGTCGAAAATAACCCGAACAGCGGCGTTGTTATAGTCGGTGGTGGACCTGTTGGGTTGATTCTCGCCCTGACACTGGCACATCACGGGCTGCGCAGTGTTCTGTTTGAGAAAAATGTCACCACTACGCAGTCAGGTTTCCCTACCGGAAATACACCCTCGGAAGAGTCGACTGACACTTCTACCAGGTTTCCGAAAATGGACTTGACGCTAGCACGAACAATGGAGATTCTGCGCACATTGGGTCTGGCTGATGGACTACGTGCCCGAG GTGTGGCCCCTGAATACCCTTTTACTGTGCGCTTTTCTAGTGGCCTTGGGGCAGAACATCCTCTCTCGGAGTGGAGGCTCCCCAGTGCGGACCAATTCCATCAGCGCATCCTGTCCCAGAATGATGGGACTATGTCTCTTGAGCCCTGGCTGCGGGTGTCGGGAGATGTTTTTGAGACATTCCTGAAGGAACGGTGTGAACAAAGTCCTCTGGTCAATGTACGCTTTGGATGGGCAGTGACACATATCATCGAGGGTGATACCGGAGTAGAAATTCGGGTCCGAAGTCCTCACACGGGTGGCGAGGAAGTAATCCACAGCCA GCACAGCACCGTGGTGTTGATCCATTTCAGGTCCCGGGACCTGGCCGGTCTTCATCGCCAGGGACAATTCTGGCATACCTTCTTTCCCAGTGATCCATCTATCAACGGAGACTCGGTAGGCGGCGCCATCATCTCCCAGAATGAAGTTGATACGTGGACAGTCCATGACTTCCGTGCCCCGGGATCGAAGCCAAGTACCAGCTCCGCCCAGGAAACGATCTATCGCATCCTCGGAGGAATGGGGGATCCATACCCGATTATCATCGACGAAATTATCTTGCAGTCAACCTACACGCCCAGCATCGCAATCGCCAAGCGTTACGCCGGGCCTCTGCACCGCGTCTTCCTGGCAGGTGACGCGTGTCATCAGACCATCCCATCCGGCGGGTATGGCATGAACATGGGCATCGCTGATGCATTTGACTTGGGCTGGAAACTAGCAGGGACGATCCAGGGCTGGGGAGGCCCACAGCTGCTGGCGTCTTATGAACAGGAACGACGTCCAGTTGCCGAGCTCATGCAACACTGGGGCAAAATACATGCAGGGAAACTGATGGGCTTGGCATCTGAAGTGAAACTGGACGCTACCATCATCGATGCGCCAGATGCACGCGGACAGCAACTGCGACAAAAGATCCATGAGTATGTGCAGGGGAATGATGCGCAAAATCAGAGTTTCGGGGTGGAATACGGCCATCAGTATCAATCGGACATTATAGCGAAGAGTTCGTTCAGCCATCCGCCACCCTTTGACTCCCGCTCATATCCCCCAACTACCCATCCGGGCTTTCGTGCTCCTCATGTGTTCCTCACCAACGGCTCCGCGATATTTGACAAATACGGAAAAGATTTGACCCTGGTGGAGTTTGTCGATGGACTGCCAGGATCGTCTTCTAGCGGGTCAACTTTATTCAGGGATGCTGCTGGTGAACATCAAATCCCCCTTCATCTCATGTCCCTTGCCGGAGAGTCTCACGCCCACGAGATCTGGGGGGCGCAGCTGGTGCTGGTACGACCAGATGGCTTTGTGTCGTGGCATGGAAATGAGATTGCTAGCAAAGAGGAAGCTAGGTTGATTTTGTTGCAAGCAACAGGCCATGTTGACCCGTTTTCCAGTGTTGCAGAATCAGGAGTTGCCTCTTGCCTCCAAGGATAG